In Saccharicrinis fermentans DSM 9555 = JCM 21142, a genomic segment contains:
- a CDS encoding RrF2 family transcriptional regulator has product MSKIITLSEAASIALHGMVLVAKTDHKLNVNQIAEVIDSSRHHVAKVFQRLAKEHFVASNRGPSGGFVMKKDPKDITLLELYEVIEGPVEVQGCPGNKERCPFDKCIMGDLAAALACEFRDFLARQTLADYI; this is encoded by the coding sequence ATGTCCAAAATTATAACACTATCCGAAGCTGCTTCTATTGCCTTGCATGGTATGGTTCTAGTTGCTAAAACTGACCATAAGTTAAATGTCAATCAGATTGCTGAAGTGATTGACAGTTCTAGGCATCATGTGGCCAAAGTATTTCAACGATTGGCAAAGGAACATTTTGTTGCCTCTAATAGGGGACCAAGTGGTGGGTTTGTTATGAAAAAAGACCCTAAGGATATTACTCTTTTGGAGTTGTATGAGGTCATTGAAGGTCCGGTTGAAGTTCAAGGTTGTCCTGGAAATAAAGAACGATGTCCGTTTGATAAATGTATCATGGGAGATTTGGCCGCAGCATTGGCGTGTGAGTTTCGAGATTTCTTGGCACGTCAAACTTTGGCCGATTATATTTGA
- a CDS encoding diphosphate--fructose-6-phosphate 1-phosphotransferase produces MIKSPLQIARESYSPKLPKALKGSVKIVEGKNTESVADQSDIQKLFPNTYGMPVLSFEAGDSSANNEVMNVGLILSGGQAPGGHNVISGIYDGLKKLNPANKVYGFLGGPGGLVDNKYMELTDDIVDHYRNTGGFDIIGSGRTKLEEEAQFDKGLENCKALGINALVIIGGDDSNTNACVLAEYYKQKNAGVQVIGCPKTIDGDLKNEMIETSFGFDTACKVYSELIGNIQRDANSAKKYWHFIKLMGRSASHIALECALQTQPNVTIISEEVEANNMTLDQVVEYIANIVAKRAANGENFGTVLIPEGLVEFIPAMKKLISELNDLLAHHEEEVNAFESNKEKREFVVTKLSPEMAEVFKSLPNTFANQLMLDRDPHGNVQVSMIETEKLLIDMVKAKLKKMKKAGLYAGKFSAQGHFFGYEGRCASPSNFDADYCYSLGYTASVLIAEGKTGYMASVRNLTASADEWIAGGVPVTMMMNMERRHGAMKPVIQKALVLLDGAPFKALADNREDWAINTKYVYPGPIQYFGPTEVCDLPTKTLIEESK; encoded by the coding sequence ATGATTAAAAGTCCACTTCAAATCGCACGCGAGAGTTACTCTCCAAAGTTGCCAAAGGCACTTAAAGGATCTGTAAAAATTGTAGAAGGAAAAAATACTGAGTCAGTCGCTGATCAGTCTGATATCCAAAAGCTTTTTCCTAATACATATGGAATGCCGGTATTAAGCTTCGAAGCAGGAGATTCTTCTGCAAACAACGAAGTAATGAACGTTGGTTTAATTTTATCTGGGGGACAGGCTCCTGGAGGGCATAATGTAATTTCAGGTATTTATGATGGCTTGAAAAAACTCAACCCGGCCAATAAAGTTTATGGTTTCCTGGGCGGTCCTGGTGGATTGGTTGATAATAAATATATGGAATTGACCGATGATATTGTTGATCATTATCGTAATACTGGTGGTTTCGATATCATTGGTTCTGGTCGTACTAAATTGGAAGAAGAGGCACAATTTGATAAAGGACTTGAGAATTGTAAGGCGCTAGGAATTAATGCTTTGGTTATTATTGGTGGTGATGATTCAAATACCAATGCTTGCGTTTTAGCAGAATATTATAAGCAAAAAAATGCAGGGGTTCAAGTTATTGGTTGTCCAAAAACAATTGATGGTGACCTTAAAAACGAAATGATTGAAACATCATTTGGTTTTGATACGGCTTGTAAAGTATATAGTGAGTTGATCGGTAATATTCAACGTGATGCTAATTCAGCAAAAAAATATTGGCACTTTATTAAATTGATGGGACGTTCTGCTTCTCATATTGCCTTGGAATGTGCACTGCAAACACAGCCTAATGTTACCATCATTTCTGAAGAGGTTGAAGCGAACAATATGACGCTTGACCAAGTGGTGGAATATATTGCTAATATTGTTGCTAAACGTGCTGCTAATGGTGAAAATTTCGGAACCGTTTTGATTCCAGAAGGATTGGTGGAATTTATTCCTGCCATGAAAAAATTGATTTCAGAATTGAACGACTTGTTGGCACATCATGAAGAGGAAGTGAATGCTTTTGAATCAAACAAAGAGAAGAGAGAGTTTGTAGTAACAAAATTAAGCCCTGAAATGGCTGAGGTTTTCAAAAGTCTTCCGAATACTTTCGCTAACCAGTTAATGTTAGACCGTGATCCACATGGAAATGTGCAGGTTTCTATGATTGAAACAGAAAAATTATTGATCGATATGGTGAAGGCAAAACTGAAAAAAATGAAGAAGGCAGGTCTTTATGCAGGTAAGTTCTCTGCACAAGGTCATTTCTTCGGTTATGAAGGACGTTGTGCTTCACCTTCTAATTTTGATGCCGATTATTGCTATTCATTGGGATATACCGCTTCTGTTCTGATCGCTGAAGGTAAAACGGGTTATATGGCTTCGGTTCGTAATTTAACGGCTTCTGCTGATGAGTGGATTGCTGGGGGAGTACCTGTAACTATGATGATGAACATGGAGCGCCGACATGGAGCAATGAAACCTGTGATTCAAAAGGCATTGGTTCTTTTAGATGGTGCACCATTTAAGGCTTTAGCCGATAATCGTGAAGATTGGGCAATTAATACAAAATATGTTTATCCTGGTCCTATTCAATATTTTGGACCAACCGAAGTTTGTGATTTGCCTACTAAAACATTGATTGAAGAAAGCAAATAA
- a CDS encoding 16S rRNA (uracil(1498)-N(3))-methyltransferase, producing MYLFYEPDFSSNGNCLSQDESKHCIRVLRHQVGDLISVMDGKGSLYSAKIIDANPKKCLLSIEKTKHEERRPYAIHMAVAPTKNIDRFEWFLEKATEMGIEEITPLLCDRSERKVIKPERLEKVIIAASKQSRKAYTPKLNTLTGFSEFIKKIPASNSYIAHCEELPKELLKIAYKAHTDAIILIGPEGDFSTREINMAMEHQIRTISLGKERLRTETAATIGCATINIINQ from the coding sequence ATGTATCTTTTTTACGAGCCCGATTTTTCAAGCAATGGCAATTGTCTATCCCAAGATGAATCAAAACACTGCATTCGTGTATTACGCCACCAAGTAGGAGATTTAATTTCGGTGATGGACGGTAAAGGATCTTTATATTCTGCTAAAATTATAGACGCAAATCCCAAGAAATGCCTACTTAGCATAGAAAAAACAAAACACGAAGAGCGAAGACCTTATGCTATACACATGGCCGTAGCGCCCACAAAAAACATAGATCGTTTTGAGTGGTTTTTAGAAAAGGCAACAGAAATGGGTATTGAAGAGATTACACCACTTTTATGCGATCGTTCCGAAAGGAAGGTAATAAAACCAGAAAGATTAGAAAAAGTTATAATAGCAGCCTCCAAACAATCACGGAAGGCATACACACCTAAGTTGAATACACTTACTGGATTCAGTGAATTTATAAAAAAAATACCGGCCAGCAACAGCTATATAGCACATTGTGAGGAGCTGCCCAAAGAGCTGTTAAAAATAGCATACAAAGCTCATACAGATGCTATTATATTAATAGGGCCAGAAGGGGACTTTTCTACTCGAGAAATTAACATGGCCATGGAGCATCAAATAAGAACCATTAGTCTGGGAAAAGAACGATTAAGAACCGAAACAGCTGCCACCATCGGGTGTGCTACGATAAACATAATCAATCAATAA